In the genome of Candidatus Kapaibacterium sp., the window TCAATGAGTCCGTAGAGATTGTCAAAACAATTCAGGGCGAAAAAACGGCAGCAATCGTAAATGGTGTCTTAAGAAACATTGCCCGTAACCTTGATAATATTCGTTATCCGGAACGCGGCGACGATGAAATTTATTTCATTTCCGTGATGTTTTCGCACCCTAAATGGATGACAAAACGCTGGATTGAACGTTATGGACTACGAGAAGGCGAAAAATTACTCGACGCCAACAACCAACGTCCATACGTGGCTGTCAGAGTCAACAATTTGCTAAGCAATCCTGAGGAAATCAGAACTATTTTTGAGCAGCATAATGTGTCATTTCGTTTGTGCGAGTATAATGAAAGCTCACTTTTGTTGGACTCGCCCAAATACGATTTAACAGCTTCCGACCTCTTCCGTTCAGGTAAAATCACTATTCAAGACCCTGCTGCTGCAATTGTAGCCCAACTCGCCAATCCCAAAGCCGGAGATTTCGTAATTGATTTGTGTGCTGCACCGGGTGGTAAATCATTTATACTTGCTGAATTGATGCAAAACGAAGGCAAAATTGTTGCCTTAGATAAGCATGAATCTAAATTGCGTTTTATCAACGAAGGTGCCGAAAGGCTCGCAATCAACATTATAAAATGTGACACAGGCGATGCAATCGAATATTCTACCGAAGAACTAGCCGATATGGTGATAGCCGATGTTCCGTGTTCGGGATTAGGCACTATTTCCAAAAAACCTGATATAAAATGGAAACGTGAACCGGAAGAAATCACGAAAATGGTAGTACTTCAACGAAATATTCTCGAAAATGCCGGAAAACTCGTCAAAGCGGGTGGTGTATTGCTTTACTCTACTTGCACTACCGAACCTGAAGAAAATGAAGAAAATGTTCGTTGGTTTTTGGAGCAACATCCTGAATTCGTTCTCGACAATG includes:
- the rsmB gene encoding 16S rRNA (cytosine(967)-C(5))-methyltransferase RsmB; translated protein: MEKIEERTIQNTARYLAVKLLNRYDRSDSYIDKLLSHELRNESLSSQDKALMTEIINGVIRWRGKLDWILTGFYHGDYQKCLNLVKNAMRIAVYQIMFLNRIPIPAAINESVEIVKTIQGEKTAAIVNGVLRNIARNLDNIRYPERGDDEIYFISVMFSHPKWMTKRWIERYGLREGEKLLDANNQRPYVAVRVNNLLSNPEEIRTIFEQHNVSFRLCEYNESSLLLDSPKYDLTASDLFRSGKITIQDPAAAIVAQLANPKAGDFVIDLCAAPGGKSFILAELMQNEGKIVALDKHESKLRFINEGAERLAINIIKCDTGDAIEYSTEELADMVIADVPCSGLGTISKKPDIKWKREPEEITKMVVLQRNILENAGKLVKAGGVLLYSTCTTEPEENEENVRWFLEQHPEFVLDNAENHIDKSLCKDGFYVSLPHITGMDGAFGARLVKIS